The Flammeovirga pectinis genomic interval AAAATATTAGCAGACCCTTCTAAAATTACGGAGTCACAAAGAGATTTAAATCCTTTAGATAAAGAAAGAACAGAGAAAAGGCTAGGAGAAGAATTAGATCAATATAGTCCTGAAAACGTATCGGGTAGAAACGATTATTACGAAGAGGATGAGGAAGAAGATACGTATGATTGGAACGACGATTATGCTTCTGACGAAAAGAATGTTGATGAACAAGTAAAAGCTAAAAAAGTGAAATCACGAAAATCTAAACCTAAGAAGAAAAAAGTGACTTCATTATTTAGTTCCCCTTCAAGGTTAAAAGATGCTTTTATTATGAATGAAGTATTGAAACGAAAATATGAAGATGAATAACTAATTTTAATAAAAAAAATAAAGTAGCTGTAGTCTTCAGATGTTAAGTATAAGCACCATTTTGAAGTTGACATGAGTCCTAGGACATCTAATTTCAAATACAGATAGTAAAAAAAGGATCTATGAAGTTCAAATTTCATAGATCCTTTTTTTGATCACTATATAATAAATAACCTATGTGGGTTTTTACATTTCTGCTAATTCTTTTGCAAAACTTCCACTTAAAATAGGGAATCTACACCATGTTTTAGGGTCTAAATTTTTGTCATCTAAATGAAAAGAAGGAGCGTATCGTTCTCTTTTCCATTGATTTCTACTCCATAACCTAAAGAACTTAGTAATCCATGCTTTAATACTATCTGATGAAGTTTCAGGGTGTGTAGCTTTTAAAAATTCCAAACACTCTTTTGGCGATTTTTTATCTCTAATGGCTAACTTTTCAATTTCTTCAAGCACATCGTAAGGCATTAAATCACCTTCGTCCGTCTGTTTAGAATCTTTTGGACGAAGCTCTGCAGTTGGTTGCTGATCATTTACATACGACAAAGCAGGTATATTCCATTTATTGTCGACACCATTTGTTTCCATCCATCTTAACCAACTTCTTAAGTAGTTCTTATCAATTCCAGCAATAGGGCTTAAACCACCGCTTGTATCACCATCCATAGTGGCATAACCAACGGCTGCTTCAGATCTATTAGACGTAGATAATAACAACGCACCATTAATATTTGCGAGCATCCATACCGAAGGGGCACGTACTCTTGCTTGTATATTTTGTAATGTAATATCGTCTTGTTCCCAGGTTAACTTTCTTTCTATTGATGTCTCAATGGCGTTGACATACCCTTTAAACATAGGGTTTACATCTACATTGAAAAATTTTGCACCAACAGCTTCAGCTAAAAATTTTGCGGCATTAAAGGTAACATCTCCACTATTTTCTGTAGGCTGGTACGCCGTAGTGAGTACCTGATGACAAACTTCTTTTGTAGTAGTACAAGGTGTTAATGCAGTAAAGTAATTTAGTTTAGCTTTAAAATTCTCTAACCCTAAATCTTCACTACCCATTTCAATCATTAAATGGATTAAAGTAACAATTGCAGAAGAATCTGCTCCACCACTTAAAGAGACAACAAAACCTTTAGAATAGCTTTTTCGCATATAATCAAAAAGACCCAACGCAACGGCTCTCCCAAATTCTTCTTCTTTTATAAATTGAGAATGTTCCCAACTTGCTTCAACAGGAGAATGTTTTTCAGGGATTGTTCTAGGAATATCAAAACTTGAATGAATGACTTCTATCTGTGCTACTCCAATATTTGATGTATGGCTTTGAATTTGTGCCAAACGAGCAATATCAATATCTAATGTAGCCGTAGTTACTTTACAGTTTTTGAAAGAAAAACGCTTACTTATGGCAAGTAATTTTCCTGAAAGAGCAATCATAACACCTCCATCATAAATAGCCCTGCCAGATTCGTTTCCTAGTAAATTAGCGTAAATGTAACCTACTCCAAAAGCACGAGAGCCTTCTAATACAAAACGCTTACGTACATCAAGCTTATCAAATGCAAAATGACTTGCGCTAGGGTTTAAAATTATATCAACTCCTTTTTTATATAAAGATCTTCCCGGCCTATTGGCAACCCATGCATCTTCACAGATTTCAAAACCAATTCTTACACCTTTAACATCAAATAATAAATCTCCAAAAGGGAAGGAGTTACTATTCAATTTATCATTTACCTCATCAGAGAAAGAAATGGAAGATACTTCACCTTCTTCCCAAGGTGTAAACCATCTTGGTTCGTAATGGATGCCATTTCCTGCTAGATGTTTTTTAGCTACAAAGCCAAGTATTTTACCATTAGCAATTAAAGCAACTGTATTATATAATTTATTTTGATGTCTTAATGGAAGTCCAACCGAGACAACAATACCCTTTGTTTCTGGTAGTAAATTACCTAATAATTCTAAGGCTTGTTCTTCTGTATTAGGGGCATAAAAGGCATCTTCGCAACCATAGCCAGTTAAGCATAACTCTGGAAGACATAAAATGCTTACTTTATCTTTTTTGGCCGTTTGAATTGCCGTTAATATATTTTGATAGTTGTTGTACCAATCTAAAGGAGTTTGATTTAACTCGGCACCCGCAACTTTTATAAGATTCATCATAAAATATTTTATGTTTTTATCAATCACTACTTGATAAGTAATCTACAAAAATACAATAAGTATTTAGATTTTATAAAAGAAAAAGGTTGTATTGAAACTCCTTCTTAGGAATTCAATACAACCTCTCTATTTCTTAAAGCTTCTTCTATACTATCTTAACAAGGCTTTTTTAAAACTTTATAGCTTATCAAACTAAAACCTTATTTCTTCTTCATTTTAGGTTTTACACAAAAGCGAAACAAAAAAGTCAAAGTCAATTACAATCCTCCTTTATTGAGAGGGGAATAAGTAAAAAACAGTCATGAATCTTTTAAAAGAAATTATAGATTTGAGCAACAACAAAACAAACAACTAACCCCATAATTACAGGGAGAATTGAAGCAACTGTTGTCCAACGTTTACTACCCGTTTCTTTGTATATGGTGTAAATTGTGGTGCTACAGGGGTTATGAATAAGACTAAACAACATTACATTAATAGCCGTTAAAAGTGTCCAACCACCAGCAATTAATACATCGTGCGTATTGCTCATAGAGTCTAATTCGAACATTACGCCATCTCCAGAGCCAAAACCAGTAATGCTAGATGTCATAACCGTAAGCATTAAAATTGTTGGTATAACAACCTCGTTGGCAGGGATAGCCAATATATAAGCTAAAATAATTACACCGTTTAAACCAATCATTAAACCAAATGGATCGAAGAAGTCTATTAACCAAGTTGCGATAGAATTTTCTCCCACATTTACATTACATACAAGCCAAATAATTGCACCTGCTGGAGCTGCAAATAGACAAGCTCTCCAAAGAACAATTAAAGTTCTATCAATAAGTGAGGTGTATATTGTTTGTAATATTCTTGGTTTTCTATATGGAGGGAGTTCTAATGTAAAAGAAGAAACTTCACCTTTAAGCATCGTATGTGATAGGAAATAAGAAACCATAAAAGTTAGCCCAATCCCTAAAACTGCAACTCCAATAACCGAAATAGTAGATACTAAGTTTTTGTAACTATCTGGTACTACAGCACCAATAAAGATGGTAGCCAATAATATTTGCGTAGGCCAACGCCCATTACACAAAGAAAAATTATTTGTGATAATTGCAATTAACCTTTCTCTTGGACTATCAATAATTCTTGTAGCAACAACGCCTGCAGCATTACATCCAAAACCCATACTCATTGTAAGTGCCTGTTTACCATGAGCGCCAGATTTTTTAAAAAGAGCATCGAGGTTAAAAGCAATTCTTGGTAAATAACCAAGATCTTCGAGAATGGTAAATAGTGGGAAAAATATAGCCATAGGAGGTAACATTACTGAAATTACCCATGCTAAAGATAGAAAAACGCCATCTACAAGAAACCCACCTAACCACCAAGGCATGCCACTATTTAAAACCGCTGTTCTTAAAACTTCATAGACATTGTCTAAAAGTATATACGCTAAAAATTGAGAGGGATAATTTGAGCCTATTATTGTTAACCATAATACAATGGCCAATACAAAAAACATTATTGGAAAACCCCATATAGGACTTGTTACAACTCTATCGATTGCTCTGTCTAGATTGAAGTTTTCTTTTTCGCCGGTTTTGATAACATTACTATCTGCAATTGTGGCAGCATTGGCATATATACTTTCAGATAATTTATCGTGAAAATCCTGACCTATTTCCCAACGGGTTTCTGCTGCATCAGATAATAAGTCATCGATAGCTTTATTCTTATCCATTCTTACTTATTGTTAATAAATTCACCCTCTTTTATTGCCTTAATAATATCTTCATCACCATCCAATAATCGGAAAGCAATCCATCTACTATTTGGAATACCTGGGTATATTTTTTCTATTGATTCTTGAATTTTCTTTACTCTTGAATCAATTTCTTTCGGGACATTTTTAATGCGATGCGGTTTGCAAATAATTTTACCTTTTGCCACATCATCTACTGTTTTAAGTAGTTCTGGTATACCGATACCTCTTAAAGCACTTGTGGCAACAACAGGTATACCTAAGTCTTTAGATAATGTTCTTTGATCTACCTTAATGTTATGTCTTTCTGCTTCATCAATTAAATTGAGGCAAAGAACAGCCTTGTCTGTAATTTCAAGAATTTGAAGAGCGAGGTTTAAATTTCTTTCTAATCGACCTGCATCAACAACAATAATGGTAACATCAGGTTTACCGAAAAGAATAAAATTTCGTGCAATTTCTTCGTCTTCAGAAGTAGACATAAGAGAATAGGTGCCTGGTAGGTCTATTATTTTAAAACTACTATCAGCATAGATAAAACCACCTTCGGCTCTACCCACAGTTTTACCTGGCCAGTTACCAGTATGTTGTTTTAAACCTGTAAGACTATTAAAAACAGTACTTTTACCAGTGTTTGGGTTTCCTGCCAATGCCACTACGTAATCAGTATTGTCTACATCTACACCTAATTTCTTTAATTTACTTTGCGGATTCTGACCACAAGTTCCACACGGTGATTGTGATTTATTCTGCATCTATTTTCTTAATTAAGATCATGTCTGTTTGTTCTTTTCTTAAAGCAATAAGTGTTTCTCTTATTAAAAATGCTTTAGGATCAGATAGGGGACTGATCATATTAATTTTAATTTTTGAACCTTTTACAAAACCTAAATCAAGAAGCCTTCTTCTATTCGCTCCTCTACATTCTTGCGATAACCCAGTAATTACTGCCTTTTCACCAAGTTTTAAGGTTGTAAGCCTAACTACGCCTTTAGGAATATCTTCTGTTTCTTCTATCACTAAAACTGTAATGTTCTTCATTTCATCTTTAGAGAAATGATGTCCATGACCTTCTGTTGAATACACAGAGGTTGTTAAATTTACAGCCATGATTGAGCCAATGTGAATTCCTTTTGTAATTAACTCTTTATAAACAGCTCTTGGTTCATCTTCAATATGAAGAATCTTTACAATGGCATTATGTTTTACATCAGAAAGAGGTATTCCTTTTAATTTAGGAAGAATACCTTCTCTAGTTGGAATAGGGTCTCCATGAGGGTCAAAACGAGGATTACCTAGTTCTTTCGCCATTTTTTCGACTTCATCATTTGATAAATGATGTTCCATTTCTTCTGCTTTTCTATGCCAGTTTACTTTAGAAAACCCTGTTTTTTCGGCTAAATATTTTTCATAAAGGCGATGCCTTCTTATAAGTTGAAGAGCATCTTGGGTTCCACTATCTTGTAATTGATATGTACCATTGTTTGTGCTAATTTTAGCATCTTCAATTAATAAACCTAGCGCTTCAGAAATC includes:
- a CDS encoding FeoB small GTPase domain-containing protein; this translates as MQNKSQSPCGTCGQNPQSKLKKLGVDVDNTDYVVALAGNPNTGKSTVFNSLTGLKQHTGNWPGKTVGRAEGGFIYADSSFKIIDLPGTYSLMSTSEDEEIARNFILFGKPDVTIIVVDAGRLERNLNLALQILEITDKAVLCLNLIDEAERHNIKVDQRTLSKDLGIPVVATSALRGIGIPELLKTVDDVAKGKIICKPHRIKNVPKEIDSRVKKIQESIEKIYPGIPNSRWIAFRLLDGDEDIIKAIKEGEFINNK
- the nadE gene encoding NAD(+) synthase, whose amino-acid sequence is MNLIKVAGAELNQTPLDWYNNYQNILTAIQTAKKDKVSILCLPELCLTGYGCEDAFYAPNTEEQALELLGNLLPETKGIVVSVGLPLRHQNKLYNTVALIANGKILGFVAKKHLAGNGIHYEPRWFTPWEEGEVSSISFSDEVNDKLNSNSFPFGDLLFDVKGVRIGFEICEDAWVANRPGRSLYKKGVDIILNPSASHFAFDKLDVRKRFVLEGSRAFGVGYIYANLLGNESGRAIYDGGVMIALSGKLLAISKRFSFKNCKVTTATLDIDIARLAQIQSHTSNIGVAQIEVIHSSFDIPRTIPEKHSPVEASWEHSQFIKEEEFGRAVALGLFDYMRKSYSKGFVVSLSGGADSSAIVTLIHLMIEMGSEDLGLENFKAKLNYFTALTPCTTTKEVCHQVLTTAYQPTENSGDVTFNAAKFLAEAVGAKFFNVDVNPMFKGYVNAIETSIERKLTWEQDDITLQNIQARVRAPSVWMLANINGALLLSTSNRSEAAVGYATMDGDTSGGLSPIAGIDKNYLRSWLRWMETNGVDNKWNIPALSYVNDQQPTAELRPKDSKQTDEGDLMPYDVLEEIEKLAIRDKKSPKECLEFLKATHPETSSDSIKAWITKFFRLWSRNQWKRERYAPSFHLDDKNLDPKTWCRFPILSGSFAKELAEM
- a CDS encoding metal-dependent transcriptional regulator, which translates into the protein MKRLFKWLGSLSNNKLSINIIKEDLLKTLFKNEEVLSTSTSLSLGNQLEYTNEQISEALGLLIEDAKISTNNGTYQLQDSGTQDALQLIRRHRLYEKYLAEKTGFSKVNWHRKAEEMEHHLSNDEVEKMAKELGNPRFDPHGDPIPTREGILPKLKGIPLSDVKHNAIVKILHIEDEPRAVYKELITKGIHIGSIMAVNLTTSVYSTEGHGHHFSKDEMKNITVLVIEETEDIPKGVVRLTTLKLGEKAVITGLSQECRGANRRRLLDLGFVKGSKIKINMISPLSDPKAFLIRETLIALRKEQTDMILIKKIDAE
- a CDS encoding ferrous iron transporter B — protein: MDKNKAIDDLLSDAAETRWEIGQDFHDKLSESIYANAATIADSNVIKTGEKENFNLDRAIDRVVTSPIWGFPIMFFVLAIVLWLTIIGSNYPSQFLAYILLDNVYEVLRTAVLNSGMPWWLGGFLVDGVFLSLAWVISVMLPPMAIFFPLFTILEDLGYLPRIAFNLDALFKKSGAHGKQALTMSMGFGCNAAGVVATRIIDSPRERLIAIITNNFSLCNGRWPTQILLATIFIGAVVPDSYKNLVSTISVIGVAVLGIGLTFMVSYFLSHTMLKGEVSSFTLELPPYRKPRILQTIYTSLIDRTLIVLWRACLFAAPAGAIIWLVCNVNVGENSIATWLIDFFDPFGLMIGLNGVIILAYILAIPANEVVIPTILMLTVMTSSITGFGSGDGVMFELDSMSNTHDVLIAGGWTLLTAINVMLFSLIHNPCSTTIYTIYKETGSKRWTTVASILPVIMGLVVCFVVAQIYNFF